In Chitinophaga nivalis, a single genomic region encodes these proteins:
- a CDS encoding NADP-dependent oxidoreductase, whose amino-acid sequence MKVKQILFVSRPKGLPTMENFTTTETTLPEIAAGEVLLKPVYFSVDPYMRGRMNDEKSYIPPFQTGQPMEGAGVAEVVESKDPDYKAGDLVMPGSTRPFLPWATGVIFSGKDLRKLDTSIPASYYLGILGITGLTAYFGLMDIGKPKPGETVVVSGAAGAVGLVVGQLAKLQGCRVVGIAGGPEKVKMLTDTFNFDVAIDYKNNHKLATSIASACPNGVDIYFDNVGGEISDAVIKHLNFFARVPLCGQIALYNSTEEPVGPRIQPYLLTRSILMQGFTMVNYTARLGEGIQYIAPLVKAGKLKSQETVVEGFDHLPTALLGLFSGKNNGKMVVKV is encoded by the coding sequence ATGAAGGTAAAACAGATCTTGTTCGTTTCCCGCCCCAAGGGCCTGCCAACCATGGAGAATTTCACGACCACCGAAACAACACTGCCGGAAATCGCTGCTGGCGAAGTATTACTTAAACCTGTTTATTTTTCAGTTGATCCGTATATGCGTGGCCGTATGAATGATGAGAAGTCCTACATTCCCCCCTTTCAGACCGGCCAGCCTATGGAAGGTGCTGGGGTGGCGGAAGTGGTGGAAAGTAAGGACCCGGACTACAAAGCCGGCGATCTGGTGATGCCTGGCAGTACCCGTCCTTTTCTGCCCTGGGCTACCGGTGTCATCTTTTCCGGGAAAGACCTCCGGAAACTGGATACCAGCATTCCTGCCAGCTATTACCTGGGCATATTGGGCATCACCGGCCTTACCGCCTACTTTGGCCTGATGGATATCGGCAAACCCAAACCGGGGGAGACAGTCGTTGTTTCCGGCGCAGCCGGTGCGGTTGGCCTGGTGGTGGGCCAGCTGGCCAAACTACAGGGATGCCGCGTCGTAGGTATCGCCGGCGGTCCCGAAAAAGTGAAAATGCTGACGGATACTTTCAACTTTGATGTGGCCATCGATTATAAAAACAATCATAAACTGGCTACTTCCATTGCTTCGGCCTGCCCCAATGGCGTAGATATTTATTTCGACAATGTGGGTGGTGAGATCTCAGATGCTGTCATAAAACACCTGAACTTCTTTGCCCGGGTACCTTTATGTGGCCAGATCGCTTTATATAATAGTACCGAAGAGCCGGTAGGACCACGGATACAACCTTATCTGCTCACGCGCAGCATTCTGATGCAGGGATTCACCATGGTCAATTACACGGCACGGCTGGGTGAAGGCATACAATATATTGCTCCCCTCGTGAAAGCCGGCAAGCTGAAATCCCAGGAAACCGTGGTAGAAGGATTTGACCATTTACCCACCGCTTTACTGGGATTATTTTCCGGTAAAAATAATGGGAAGATGGTGGTGAAAGTGTAA
- a CDS encoding phosphatase PAP2 family protein produces the protein MKPKRAAFSQRWIQVYRQLRYFVWPFIVLLAVLLPLRFLYSREEIYFYINRLHTNAGDVLFPYITHLGSTGAAVILVVLLAFFNRRQAFVLATAYCFTALVNFALKFLVAFPRPRRYFVERLHDIYFVPGVEVLDNFRSFPSGHSVCAFTAATVLAYYSKNRYLPILYLLLAILVAYSRMYMSQHFFEDVIAGATEGIALSMLWLAFIQGKGYAAGTTGQLS, from the coding sequence ATGAAACCGAAACGGGCTGCTTTTTCTCAACGATGGATACAGGTATACCGGCAACTCCGGTATTTTGTATGGCCATTTATTGTCTTACTGGCTGTTTTGTTGCCGTTGCGTTTTTTGTATAGCCGGGAAGAGATTTATTTTTATATCAACCGTTTACATACCAACGCAGGAGATGTGCTGTTTCCCTATATTACACATCTTGGGAGTACAGGAGCTGCTGTAATACTGGTGGTATTGCTGGCTTTTTTTAACCGGCGGCAGGCATTTGTATTGGCTACTGCCTATTGTTTTACGGCGCTGGTAAACTTCGCCCTGAAATTTCTGGTAGCCTTTCCGCGGCCGCGCCGTTATTTCGTGGAGCGGTTGCATGATATTTATTTTGTACCGGGGGTAGAAGTATTGGATAATTTCCGGAGCTTCCCTTCGGGGCACAGCGTATGTGCTTTTACCGCAGCTACCGTATTGGCGTACTATAGTAAAAACAGGTATTTACCGATATTGTATCTGCTGCTGGCGATACTGGTAGCTTATTCCCGTATGTATATGAGTCAGCATTTTTTTGAAGATGTGATAGCCGGTGCTACAGAAGGTATTGCGCTGAGCATGTTGTGGCTGGCGTTTATACAGGGTAAGGGGTATGCGGCAGGTACCACGGGGCAGCTGTCCTGA
- a CDS encoding porin family protein encodes MNIKTKGLLLGMVFTTTQLFAQDNNGQAQTKKEAFKPVLEHRILAGFNFGATAPVSLPNTIRKINSYWPEFCPSLGYELSYRATSKWGAAVGVKLDYKGMGVKDNVQYFPTIITMNDGGSFAGDFTGENKTTVRNAYVSFPVSAVFTPNDNWRFNLGGYVAWLFSSNFYGDVTNGYIREGGSTGAKINVDKATFDFGKEMRTFDCGLQGGAAYRVGRNLSVNGNLAWGLRPVFNSDFKGMDFPMYNIYLTLGVAYKI; translated from the coding sequence ATGAATATAAAAACGAAAGGACTGTTGCTGGGTATGGTTTTTACTACCACACAGTTATTTGCACAGGACAATAACGGTCAGGCGCAAACGAAAAAAGAGGCATTTAAACCGGTACTGGAACATCGTATACTGGCAGGTTTTAACTTTGGTGCGACAGCGCCGGTTAGCTTACCGAATACCATCCGTAAAATCAATAGCTACTGGCCGGAATTCTGCCCTTCCCTGGGTTATGAACTGTCTTACCGCGCTACCAGCAAATGGGGTGCTGCCGTTGGTGTAAAGCTGGATTACAAAGGAATGGGGGTGAAAGATAATGTACAATATTTCCCTACTATTATTACGATGAATGATGGTGGTAGTTTTGCCGGCGATTTTACCGGTGAAAACAAAACCACGGTACGTAATGCTTACGTGTCTTTCCCCGTGAGTGCGGTATTTACGCCGAATGACAACTGGCGCTTCAACCTGGGTGGCTATGTAGCCTGGTTGTTCAGCTCCAATTTCTATGGTGATGTAACCAATGGTTATATCCGGGAAGGTGGATCTACCGGTGCAAAGATTAACGTTGACAAAGCGACGTTTGATTTTGGCAAAGAGATGCGCACCTTTGATTGTGGTTTACAGGGTGGTGCTGCGTATCGCGTAGGCCGCAACCTGAGTGTGAATGGCAACCTCGCCTGGGGTTTACGTCCGGTATTTAACAGTGATTTCAAAGGGATGGATTTCCCGATGTACAATATTTACCTGACGCTGGGTGTCGCGTATAAGATATAG
- a CDS encoding ion transporter gives MNNQSHRQLSPFQQKWHNIIFEADTPAGKAFDIILLIAIIISVLVVMLESVASLQAKLEAWFTLLEWIFTILFTIEYLFRIWCSYRPKAYIWSFYGLIDLLCILPTYAEVFFGGAHFLLTIRILRLMRIFRIFKLVPFLNESRQLSLALQQSKRKIMVFLFFIGLLTMVLGAIMYVIECNHNSGFTSIPVSVYWAVVTLTTVGYGDIAPVTPIGQAFSAVIMIMGYAIIAVPTGIVTVEMSRIRHRDEVDQRVCPHCMREGHETDAVYCKFCGSKL, from the coding sequence ATGAATAATCAATCACACAGGCAACTCAGCCCGTTCCAACAGAAATGGCACAATATCATATTTGAAGCAGATACGCCCGCAGGAAAGGCTTTCGACATTATACTGCTCATCGCTATCATCATCAGCGTGCTGGTAGTCATGCTGGAAAGTGTAGCCTCCCTCCAGGCGAAACTGGAAGCATGGTTTACCCTGCTGGAGTGGATATTCACCATCCTGTTCACGATTGAGTATCTGTTCCGTATCTGGTGCAGCTATCGACCCAAGGCCTATATCTGGAGTTTTTACGGGCTGATAGATCTCTTATGTATTTTGCCTACCTATGCAGAAGTCTTTTTTGGCGGCGCCCATTTTCTGCTTACCATCCGTATTTTGCGCCTGATGCGGATTTTCAGGATTTTCAAACTGGTACCTTTTCTGAACGAAAGCCGGCAGTTGTCTTTGGCCCTGCAGCAAAGTAAAAGGAAGATCATGGTATTCCTGTTTTTTATCGGGTTGCTCACCATGGTACTGGGCGCCATCATGTATGTCATTGAATGCAACCACAACTCTGGCTTTACCAGCATTCCGGTTAGTGTATACTGGGCCGTGGTAACCCTTACCACAGTGGGTTATGGCGACATTGCGCCGGTAACGCCCATCGGACAGGCTTTTTCCGCCGTGATTATGATCATGGGTTACGCCATTATTGCCGTGCCTACCGGCATTGTTACTGTGGAAATGAGCCGCATCCGTCACCGTGATGAAGTAGACCAACGGGTATGCCCGCATTGTATGCGGGAAGGACACGAAACCGATGCGGTCTATTGCAAATTCTGTGGCAGTAAACTATAA
- a CDS encoding PCMD domain-containing protein, whose product MRMNVRQLCFAVATIGLLQSCIKDAPQNPEADIETFSVDKESLTANVFIEQSGGSIRLYLTDEAFKKGIKPEITVSAGARVTPASGDSLKFDVTGKRTYTVTSASGANTKVYTVQVVNIDSWKFDFENWKESQNYGFFHPIEADGSEIWSSGNLGVRLTGVTNKADFPLIPSTDAYFGKTSAELRTRAGNDFSASMDIHLFAGSLFLGNFDLFAALENPLKATQFGQPYKEIPTTFTGYYKYQPGPVFQDKDGKPVAGKLDQCSMYAVLYSGKDRLDATNILTSDRVIATAILQDGTAKADWTRFEVPFTFRRTASRNEPMMMAIVLSSSKEGDHYLGAPDSRLLVDNLEIIHE is encoded by the coding sequence ATGAGAATGAATGTAAGACAACTATGCTTTGCTGTGGCTACTATAGGCTTATTGCAAAGCTGCATCAAAGATGCGCCTCAAAACCCGGAGGCAGACATTGAGACGTTTAGCGTGGACAAGGAATCGCTGACTGCAAATGTATTTATTGAGCAATCTGGAGGTAGTATCAGGCTGTATCTGACAGATGAAGCCTTTAAAAAAGGAATTAAGCCGGAGATAACTGTATCTGCAGGTGCGCGTGTTACGCCGGCCTCCGGAGATTCGCTGAAATTTGATGTTACCGGTAAACGTACCTATACCGTTACTTCTGCCAGCGGCGCCAATACCAAAGTTTATACGGTACAGGTAGTAAACATCGACAGCTGGAAATTTGATTTCGAAAACTGGAAGGAAAGCCAGAACTATGGCTTCTTTCACCCTATTGAAGCCGATGGCTCGGAAATCTGGTCTTCCGGTAACCTGGGTGTAAGACTGACCGGTGTGACGAATAAAGCAGATTTTCCGTTGATCCCCAGTACAGATGCCTACTTTGGTAAAACATCTGCTGAGTTGAGAACACGCGCGGGCAATGACTTTTCTGCCAGCATGGACATTCATTTGTTTGCCGGTTCTTTGTTCCTGGGCAATTTTGATTTGTTCGCTGCGCTGGAAAATCCGCTGAAGGCTACACAGTTCGGCCAGCCTTATAAAGAAATACCGACCACCTTTACCGGTTACTATAAATATCAACCCGGTCCGGTATTCCAGGACAAGGATGGTAAACCGGTAGCAGGTAAGCTGGATCAGTGTTCTATGTATGCGGTACTTTATTCCGGTAAAGACAGACTGGATGCGACGAATATCCTCACTTCCGACAGAGTTATCGCAACAGCAATCCTGCAAGATGGTACGGCTAAAGCAGACTGGACCCGCTTCGAAGTTCCTTTTACTTTCAGACGCACGGCTTCCCGCAATGAACCGATGATGATGGCGATTGTATTATCTTCCAGCAAAGAAGGAGATCATTACCTGGGCGCACCCGACAGCCGGTTGTTAGTAGACAACCTGGAAATTATTCACGAATAA
- the fdhD gene encoding formate dehydrogenase accessory sulfurtransferase FdhD codes for MLHSVVHTHIKKVAAAGITDTSDILATEEPLEIRLVYGPQSDRRQQGISVTMRTPGHDEELAAGFLFTEGVLTSGQAIQDVICTSSEDGAIATVHLHEHIQPRLEKVERNFQATAACGVCGKSSLAAIHTAVTVSQQNNFTIPATTLYQLPDLLRREQAVFAGTGGLHAAALFDSTGKLLLLREDIGRHNAVDKVIGARLATDQLPIDHYLLLLSGRAGFELIQKAAMAGIPAIAAIGAPSSMAVKMAEAWNITLVGFLREQRFNIYSVPDRIIL; via the coding sequence ATGCTACATTCCGTTGTCCATACCCATATTAAAAAGGTGGCTGCTGCCGGTATTACTGATACCAGCGATATACTGGCAACAGAAGAACCACTGGAAATAAGGCTGGTATATGGTCCGCAATCGGATCGCCGGCAGCAAGGCATTTCCGTGACCATGCGTACACCTGGTCATGATGAAGAGCTGGCTGCCGGCTTTCTTTTTACAGAAGGGGTACTGACTTCCGGCCAGGCCATACAGGATGTTATATGCACCAGCAGCGAAGATGGCGCCATAGCAACGGTGCATCTCCATGAACACATACAACCCCGGCTGGAAAAGGTAGAACGCAACTTCCAGGCGACGGCCGCCTGCGGCGTATGTGGAAAATCATCGCTGGCTGCTATTCATACAGCCGTTACCGTTAGTCAGCAAAATAATTTCACCATTCCGGCTACCACTTTGTACCAACTCCCCGACCTGCTACGCAGGGAGCAGGCGGTATTTGCAGGTACCGGCGGGCTGCATGCAGCAGCCCTCTTCGATAGCACCGGCAAACTACTGCTGCTGCGGGAAGATATCGGCCGCCATAACGCCGTGGATAAAGTCATCGGCGCCCGGCTGGCTACCGATCAGCTGCCCATCGATCACTACTTGTTATTATTGAGCGGACGCGCAGGTTTTGAATTGATACAGAAAGCAGCCATGGCAGGCATTCCGGCCATCGCTGCCATCGGTGCCCCTTCCAGCATGGCCGTAAAAATGGCCGAAGCCTGGAACATCACCCTGGTAGGCTTTCTGCGGGAACAACGTTTCAATATTTATTCGGTGCCCGACAGGATCATCCTGTAA
- a CDS encoding FUSC family protein, whose translation MIDQQRTKRLLIYAAKCVSGVLAVMGLSWLLNYQDVIWVLISVMLVLSPDGSDAVTLAVTRIKANAVGAASGFLLLLIHPNMIFMMCIAVMITVVLCNILYLEPATRTALAATIIVMTHEAGEHLWDTAVARVLSVLAGCLLGLLITFIFHNKYARQTAEIILPKPDKGGE comes from the coding sequence ATGATAGATCAACAACGTACAAAACGACTGCTGATATATGCTGCCAAATGTGTTTCCGGCGTACTGGCAGTAATGGGACTTTCCTGGTTACTCAACTATCAGGATGTAATATGGGTACTGATTTCCGTCATGCTGGTGCTGTCGCCGGATGGTTCGGATGCCGTAACGTTGGCGGTTACACGTATTAAAGCCAATGCTGTGGGCGCCGCCTCCGGATTTTTATTGTTGCTGATTCATCCGAACATGATCTTTATGATGTGTATTGCGGTGATGATTACCGTGGTACTCTGTAATATATTATATCTCGAACCAGCTACCCGCACAGCGCTGGCAGCGACGATTATTGTCATGACCCACGAAGCCGGCGAACACCTGTGGGACACAGCCGTGGCAAGAGTGCTTTCAGTATTGGCAGGTTGTTTGCTGGGTTTGCTGATCACGTTTATTTTCCACAACAAGTATGCGCGTCAGACGGCAGAAATCATCCTGCCTAAGCCGGATAAAGGTGGAGAATAA
- a CDS encoding MarR family winged helix-turn-helix transcriptional regulator gives MQKPDITNRLHTHISRAVMKAHTAYRLRLLSVFMEANIDITPDMYFILRCLWGEQDGCRQQELADKTDKDKASLTKLLDNLEKRALVHRRPDDLDGRSKRVWLTSTGRALKEKVYPLALAVMELAEQGISRQDILLAQSILEKIHQNVKR, from the coding sequence ATGCAAAAACCTGATATTACCAACCGGCTGCACACGCATATCAGCAGAGCCGTCATGAAAGCGCATACCGCTTACCGCCTGCGGTTACTGAGCGTTTTTATGGAAGCAAACATCGACATTACGCCCGACATGTATTTTATCCTGCGCTGCCTGTGGGGAGAGCAGGATGGCTGCCGGCAACAGGAGCTGGCAGACAAGACTGACAAAGATAAGGCCAGCCTCACAAAATTATTGGATAACCTGGAGAAAAGGGCACTGGTACACCGCCGCCCGGACGACCTGGATGGCAGAAGCAAGCGGGTGTGGCTTACCAGCACCGGCCGTGCCCTGAAAGAAAAAGTATACCCGTTGGCGTTAGCTGTCATGGAATTGGCGGAACAGGGCATTTCCCGGCAGGATATTCTGCTGGCACAGTCCATCCTGGAAAAAATTCATCAGAATGTAAAGAGATGA
- a CDS encoding DinB family protein, with protein sequence MLSSILINLFERDMSRLEEEIAAYETEAAIWRVPAGIHNSAGNLCLHLCGNLQHFVGAVLGKTDYVRNRELEFSAKNVPRQDMLTQIGTTRRILLTVIVGLTPEEMEKPYPEKVLSGDLTVGHFLVHLSTHLNYHLGQINYHRRLTQS encoded by the coding sequence ATGTTAAGCAGTATATTGATCAACTTATTTGAGCGGGACATGAGCCGCCTGGAAGAAGAAATAGCCGCGTATGAAACAGAAGCCGCCATCTGGCGGGTACCGGCTGGTATTCATAATTCAGCCGGCAATTTATGCCTGCATCTGTGTGGTAACCTGCAGCATTTCGTAGGAGCCGTATTGGGAAAAACAGATTATGTACGTAACCGGGAGCTGGAGTTCAGCGCCAAAAATGTACCCCGGCAGGATATGCTGACACAGATCGGTACCACCCGGCGTATATTACTCACCGTTATAGTAGGACTTACCCCGGAAGAAATGGAAAAACCCTATCCGGAGAAAGTGTTGTCCGGCGATCTGACGGTAGGTCATTTCCTGGTACACCTGAGTACACACCTGAATTATCATTTGGGGCAGATCAATTATCATCGTCGTCTTACCCAATCATAA
- a CDS encoding phosphatase PAP2 family protein: protein MIRKIYAAGLTLLLLTGVYNLKAQTKNPLADTIPLTIVPAKPATSRYTFGQPAPFRSTIAGWAVPTAMIGYGFLALHTPALRELNETTRDNWKIKDERHKIKIDDYIQYTPFAAVYLLNAVGIHGKHNLRDRTMILGISALITAGTIQGLKRITDEERPDGTNRMSFPSGHTATAFAAAEYLRQEYRDVSPWYGIGGYAVATATGALRIYNNRHWLSDVVAGAGIGILSTKAAYWMYPWVQRKLFKPNSHAATTLLMPYYNAEFRSAGLSLVIYPR, encoded by the coding sequence ATGATAAGAAAGATATATGCCGCAGGCCTGACCCTATTGCTGCTGACAGGCGTTTATAACCTGAAAGCACAAACGAAAAACCCATTGGCAGATACAATCCCCCTGACCATTGTACCCGCAAAGCCAGCAACTTCCCGATATACATTCGGGCAACCCGCTCCTTTCCGCAGCACCATTGCCGGCTGGGCAGTACCCACTGCTATGATCGGCTATGGATTCCTGGCCCTGCACACGCCCGCTCTTCGCGAGTTGAATGAAACTACCCGCGATAACTGGAAAATAAAAGACGAGCGACATAAAATAAAAATAGACGACTATATTCAATACACCCCTTTCGCTGCTGTGTATCTGCTGAATGCCGTGGGTATTCATGGCAAACACAATCTGCGCGACCGGACCATGATCCTGGGCATTTCTGCCCTTATTACAGCCGGTACCATACAGGGGCTTAAAAGAATCACCGACGAAGAAAGACCTGATGGCACCAACCGGATGTCTTTCCCGTCCGGACATACTGCCACCGCTTTTGCTGCCGCAGAATATCTGCGTCAGGAATACAGAGACGTATCGCCCTGGTATGGCATAGGTGGTTATGCCGTGGCAACTGCCACCGGCGCCTTACGCATCTACAACAACCGCCACTGGCTGAGCGACGTGGTAGCTGGCGCCGGCATTGGCATACTCAGTACCAAAGCCGCCTACTGGATGTATCCATGGGTACAGCGCAAGCTGTTTAAACCGAACAGTCACGCTGCTACTACCCTGCTGATGCCGTATTACAATGCGGAGTTCCGCAGTGCGGGCCTTAGTCTGGTTATTTACCCCCGTTAA
- the ypfJ gene encoding KPN_02809 family neutral zinc metallopeptidase, translating to MRLDDERMSDNVERRSGGGGMRKIGIGGGIGGVIIIVLALLFKQDPQQVMQAVQQVQGPGGGEESVSQVTKENASAIEIFSSKILASTEDVWKQEFERLQLNYEKPKMVLFTDATTSGCGAAESAMGPFYCPADARVYLDVSFFNELEQRFGVKGEFARAYVIAHEVGHHVQNLLGISRKVQSMRGRLSETEYNKLSVKLELQADFLAGLWANHAEKTRNIIVPGDIQSGLNAASAVGDDKLQEAGTGRVVPDAFTHGTSEQRMFWFKKGYETGDFRQGDTGIGLGGR from the coding sequence ATGCGTTTGGATGACGAAAGAATGAGCGACAACGTAGAACGCCGCTCTGGCGGCGGCGGTATGCGTAAAATTGGTATTGGCGGCGGTATCGGTGGCGTCATTATCATTGTGCTGGCATTGCTCTTTAAGCAGGACCCGCAACAGGTAATGCAGGCCGTACAACAGGTACAGGGCCCCGGTGGCGGTGAAGAATCCGTATCACAGGTGACCAAAGAAAATGCATCCGCCATCGAAATTTTTTCTTCCAAAATTCTTGCGAGTACGGAAGATGTATGGAAACAGGAGTTTGAACGGCTACAGCTGAATTACGAAAAACCCAAAATGGTATTGTTTACGGATGCCACCACCTCCGGTTGCGGCGCCGCGGAATCTGCCATGGGACCTTTTTATTGCCCGGCAGATGCGCGGGTATACCTCGATGTATCTTTCTTTAATGAGCTGGAACAGCGTTTCGGTGTAAAAGGAGAATTTGCCCGGGCGTATGTGATTGCGCATGAAGTAGGCCACCACGTACAAAATCTGCTGGGGATCAGCAGAAAGGTACAATCCATGCGGGGCCGTCTGAGTGAGACGGAATACAACAAACTGTCGGTAAAGCTGGAGCTGCAGGCTGACTTCCTCGCCGGATTGTGGGCCAATCACGCAGAAAAAACGCGTAACATAATTGTGCCCGGCGATATCCAGTCCGGCCTGAATGCTGCCAGCGCGGTAGGCGATGATAAGCTGCAGGAAGCCGGCACCGGCCGTGTAGTACCGGATGCCTTTACACATGGTACTTCCGAACAGCGAATGTTCTGGTTTAAAAAAGGCTATGAGACGGGCGATTTCCGCCAGGGCGATACAGGTATTGGTTTAGGCGGCCGTTAA
- the pncB gene encoding nicotinate phosphoribosyltransferase, translating into MILTSILDNDFYKFTMQHCVVKLFPKARARYTFINRGQHAFPPGFATALQQAVNDLQHLQLTTEEKDFLAVTCPYLDPTYLDFLQGYRYNPAEVQISQQGDQLEVHVSGYWYRTILWEVPLMSLICELYYQLTGQERVPDEEVVRITREKIEKYRELQITIADFGSRRRHSIAVHRLVVKALQEYGAGCFIGTSNVHLAMSQGVKPVGTHAHEWFMFHGAKYGFKMANMLGLEHWVQVYRGDLGIALSDTYTTPVFFEQFDKKFAKLFDGVRHDSGDPILFADRTIAHYKGKGIDPLSKTIIFSDGLDYEKVAAIAAYCRGKIGMSFGIGTNFTNDVGLKALNIVVKMYEALPEDAPRWTPVVKLSDISGKYTGDEKMIALAKEILDI; encoded by the coding sequence ATGATATTAACGTCTATTCTTGACAATGACTTTTACAAATTTACCATGCAGCATTGTGTGGTTAAATTATTCCCGAAGGCGCGTGCCCGTTATACATTTATCAACCGCGGCCAGCATGCCTTTCCGCCCGGATTCGCCACTGCACTGCAACAAGCTGTAAACGACCTGCAACACCTGCAACTCACGACGGAAGAAAAGGATTTCCTGGCTGTCACCTGTCCTTACCTGGACCCCACCTACCTGGATTTCCTGCAAGGCTACCGTTATAACCCGGCAGAAGTACAGATCTCCCAACAGGGCGACCAGCTGGAAGTACATGTGAGCGGCTATTGGTACCGGACCATTTTGTGGGAAGTCCCGCTGATGTCGCTCATCTGTGAACTATATTACCAGCTCACTGGCCAGGAACGCGTACCGGATGAGGAAGTGGTGCGTATCACCCGGGAAAAGATCGAAAAATACCGCGAACTGCAGATCACGATTGCCGACTTTGGCAGCAGGCGCCGGCATTCCATCGCTGTACACCGGCTGGTCGTAAAAGCTTTACAGGAGTATGGCGCCGGATGTTTTATCGGCACCAGCAATGTACACCTGGCCATGAGCCAGGGCGTGAAGCCCGTAGGTACCCATGCGCATGAATGGTTTATGTTTCATGGCGCCAAATATGGTTTCAAGATGGCTAATATGCTGGGCCTGGAACATTGGGTACAGGTATACCGGGGCGATCTGGGAATTGCCTTATCAGATACCTATACTACGCCTGTATTCTTTGAACAGTTCGATAAAAAATTCGCCAAGCTGTTCGACGGTGTACGCCACGACAGCGGGGATCCGATTCTCTTTGCCGATCGTACCATTGCACACTACAAAGGCAAAGGCATTGATCCGCTCAGCAAAACCATCATCTTTTCCGACGGTCTTGATTACGAAAAGGTAGCTGCCATTGCAGCTTACTGCCGCGGCAAGATCGGGATGTCGTTTGGTATTGGTACCAACTTCACCAATGATGTGGGGTTAAAAGCGTTGAATATTGTGGTGAAGATGTATGAAGCCCTTCCGGAAGATGCGCCCAGGTGGACGCCTGTAGTGAAGTTATCGGATATCAGCGGAAAATATACCGGTGATGAAAAAATGATTGCACTCGCCAAAGAGATCCTCGATATTTAA